In a single window of the Cydia strobilella chromosome 13, ilCydStro3.1, whole genome shotgun sequence genome:
- the LOC134746833 gene encoding uncharacterized protein LOC134746833, producing MRYALTGAVRIHPWYALAPAEDVFKIDRETISNSTHFIVWHSAEVKYYMGVLDYILHHEFATNMTFATLAMMVLVPDKFNKLGHAGPALPICLPAKGTGAFKNFYVVRISDVTGELRKEVTKVDPVHKDECKTFYKKAELDYKMMAPTHMLCAVAPAQGAQPCIWDGGALLVSRESELYWTLLGFSSRGPGCGAPARFVDVNSHMEWIDAQIAAASYYQCEDCLYQCCNAVYAPSARGNKTLPFI from the exons ATGCGTTACGCGCTCACCGGCGCCGTACGTATCCACCCTTGGTACGCGCTTGCACCAGCTGAAGATGTCTTTAAAATTGACCGCGAAACCATATC GAACAGCACACACTTCATAGTATGGCACAGCGCCGAGGTGAAGTACTACATGGGAGTACTGGACTACATACTGCACCACGAATTTGCTACCAACATGACATTTGCGACCTTAGCTATGATGGTACTGGTTCCGGATAAATTCAACAAACTGGGACATGCTG GACCCGCTTTGCCGATCTGCCTACCCGCTAAAGGAACCGGCGCGTTTAAAAACTTCTACGTTGTCAGAATATCAGATG TTACAGGTGAGTTGAGGAAAGAAGTGACTAAAGTGGATCCCGTTCATAAGGATGAATgtaaaacattttataaaaaagcaGAG TTGGACTACAAAATGATGGCGCCAACGCACATGCTCTGCGCAGTGGCGCCCGCGCAGGGCGCGCAGCCCTGCATTTGGGATGGCGGTGCGCTGTTAGTCTCTCGGGAGTCTGAACTATATTGGACACTG TTAGGCTTCAGCTCCCGCGGTCCTGGCTGCGGTGCGCCAGCGCGGTTCGTCGACGTGAACAGTCACATGGAATGGATCGACGCTCAGATTGCAGCCGCGTCTTATTACCAATGTGAAGACTGTCTATACCAGTGCTGTAATGCTGTTTATGCTCCTTCAGCTCGAGGGAATAAAACGTTGCCTTTTATATAA